The following is a genomic window from Xiphophorus couchianus chromosome 5, X_couchianus-1.0, whole genome shotgun sequence.
AGTAGTTGCTTATAAATACTTAAACATGTCATTGGTGAACATATTTTTAGTGCTTGATGTTCTTGTGTGCTGTTTAAATAGTGATTCCACAGATACTGTtgtataaaaacaacacaagcattaaaaaataactttctccacaaaaaaactttagttAACAAGTCATTAATCTCTccttttttaatctgttcatGCTTACAGAAGAATGctaagcagacagcagagaAGCATTACATCGAAACCCTGCATGGATGCGATGTGAACGAGGACTTTATAAGCAGCAAGGCGGGCAAATCAGCACCTGAGCACAAAATCTCAACAACCAGTGACAATAACCAGAGGTAAGCATTTAATCATTCCCGATTAGAGACTAAGaagggtaaaaataaaaaatattgttagcAATTTCTGTCTGCTGattgtttcttgtgttttactAGTGATCAGGGGGAAGCCGACTTTAAAACCGTTCACTACAGAAAGGTCTACCTGGATGATGAAGACATTAATTGTGCTTCTGATAATGACGAAGAACGAGAGGAGCAGAAGAGTGATCAGGCCTCGCTGAACCGCCGCGAGAGTGAAGACGCCAGCGGTCACCATGGTGACGATCCACAGTACTCTGACGAAAGTTACAATTACTCAGACGATCATGAGAATTTCTCAGATGACAGCGAGCATGATGTTGATGATAAACAAGAATTAGTAGACTGATGACTTTAAGACGCAACAAACATGAGGTGTAGACAAATGCTGTTATTTATGAGCTCTGTAATAGATACAGAGTTGTAATTGTAATTTTaggttgtaaaaataaacatgaattcTCCTGCCATTGTGATTATTTCTGAAATCTctcttttgtttcacatttcattCATCTCAAAAGTTGGTTGCCTAATTGTCATTTATATGCTGGATACATTTCACAGCCGTACATCATATGTTTTGCACACACCTTGAGAATTATACCTTGCAAAAACAATCCACCCATCCATCTGTAGATTCTTATGCTTGCAGGTTTTTTGGGTCATAGTTATTGAGCAAGAGGTGACCATGTCACCAGTTTGAGACAGAGACACATAGGACAAGCAaatattaacacacacacacttctaaTGAACTGTTATGCAAAGTGGAAATATGTCACTTTATTAGTTCCTGAGGTTAGTAAACTTTGCTATGGAACAGCAGATTACAGAATTATGAACATTTTGCCAGTCAGATTAGTCAATCATACTTTTTGTCACatctttcttattttctctgttgcttATTTGCATGGGGACAAATGTTGGGTATAAACAAAAACGGTGTAACATTTATAACCATAGCTAATTTGCAGTGAATGTCCCCAGTTGTAGatttaacaacataaaacaattttgaaaaataaagcaacatagCAAGATAAAGTCTCATACGTAACATAAGATTAATATTTAgtatctgttaaaaaaaacaactaaatttaaCTGAAGTTGGTGGTTTCCTAATagtttttttaggttttgattTCCTGGTAACACTATGATAATCACCCATTGCTATTTATGACATTTCAAATATTCCAAAATGTATTCATGCTCTTCAACAAAGAATGACTAATTTCCAACTTTACAACCATTTCGAGCGATATAAAACGTCCTATAAGGATTACAGTAAATACATATTTGGTTCTAATCATATACTAATTTTAGTAAGTATCCTTACACGTATTGATTTTAGatcaaattcacatttattatataatacagtttagaaaagaaaaattaatataaatgtatCACATGTTGAGCAGTGCACTAGCAAATCATCACTTCTTGGTAAGCTCTTGCTCATTTCGCACCATATAAAGAATTTACGAGCGACAGATGAGCAACTCCGCCCCGTGTGACGCACAGTGTGACGTTAATAGCAAAGGAGCCAATCGCGTGGTTAGTGGGCGGGAGCATGATCCAAATTTTACGCGGCGCGCGGTGGGCCGAAAGACCGAGAATGAATAGCCCGGTCTCAACCGGTTCTAACCGGTCTGCAGTTGGAAGCATGAGCTTAGAGGAAGAGCACTTTTCCACGACCTAAAACATCTCTGCTGTCGTACAATGTGCAAattggaaaagaaataaaattagacTATTTCACTTCGTGATTATGACTCGGAATATCGCTCCAACTGTGACTCCGTGAAATTGTTGCTGTTAGCTTAGCTCAACGATTTATTAGCCAGCAGACCTAAATCATCAATGACTTTTCCATTAGCAGGGGTACTAGCTGTTACAGCCGGATGTAGTTGCCGATAGCTGAAAAGCGGCTTCTTTTTCATATTGACTGAGGAAAAGAAAGACTGCGATACTGGTAGTTTTAAAGTAAGTCGAGGGATACCGCGGAAAGCCATTTTTAACTAAGCGTTGATCTACGAAAGCTAGCGTTAGCCTTTAGCTAGCAAGTGCTAGCTGCAGTGTAGCATCAGTGGTTGCAATGAGATAACGCTACATACTTTTCAAAGTATTAAGACGCTTAGCATTCCGGGCTCTAGCTACATTCAGTAACATCACGCAAGTTTTACGACAAGTGGACTGCACATACCAGGTAAGTAAATCCCGAGCAAAGCCTAGCTAAATAGTTAAGCTCGCGTGGGCTAATATTAGCATCCGCGAGTttcataataaaactttttgatttatttcttgttaTGCCGCGATAAATAGAAAAGTCAAAGAAATGCGGCTAGAGTTTAAGCGACCATTTTTCCTggttaaactatttttattctataaaaCACGTCTATGCTTTGGGTTTTCGCAGAtacttttctgttcctgtgCTGCCAGACGGGGGCGCCGTTTCCCATTAGGCCATTTAATCATTTGACTGTCAAATGTCGCTACTTTAGTCACTCAACCCACAAAGTGCTACAACATTTACCTTTTCGTCTCTTTTACGCTTCATTGTGTTTGCTTTTGGATTGCAACATGTCTTTTTAAGACTTGAGAAAGAAGATTGAGTTGATCTCTTCCTCCTTCAAGTtttatatacacatatatattttattctaaattccACTTGTAAATATAGATGCATGTATTTTGTCTTTTGGCACTGTGAAGGTGAAACTGAGGTTTTGCCAGTGTTTGTCTAATATAGATTTTCCTAATCTCCACAGGAAGCTCTATGCCAGCTGAAATGACCATGTTGGCCGATCATCCAGCCAGACAGCTGCTGGACTTCAATCAGAAACTGGACATCAACCTGTTGGACAGTGTTGTCAACTCTATGTACCATGACATCGGTAACCAGGTGAGGGTCATTTTCTTCTGTCAGCGTTGACTTTGTGTGGGAGGAATAACACGGTTCTTATGCAGACTTGaacaataaatttttttcacagaatttgacGTGGTAATAAAACAACCAGAGCTGATTACTGCATTTCCAATCTAATATtaaccatttttttgttttgtgtagcaAAGAGTGGCTCAAGAAGTGCTAACAAACCTGAAGGACCATCCTGATGCGTGGACGAGGGTTGACACCATTCTGGAATTCTCTCAAAATATGAAGACTAAAGTAtgaacttaaaatattttgatttttgtaaagGGGACATTTACAATAAtatgttaaattgttttctgcCCAGTGTTAAAATGGAAGGTTATTCTCCAGTACTCTTTCCCATgctaatttcagtgtttttactgGTTTATATtcgcatttttatgtttgtgggTTTTGTGGAATGTGCCCTTCAAGAGCTCGATTTCCTCAGTTCTCTGTATTTTATAGCAATGGCTCATGATTATCTAGTAATTGTAAAAGGGGATACCAAACAAAAGGTGGAAATTGTGTGCAGATTTTACTTTCTGAACATTTTAGGTAATGAAAATCTGCTTTGTGTTACTTCCTTTGTTCGCTATTTACTGGATCTCATGGTTTTAGACCTGGTATAAAGTCATATCTCTCCGTTTTCCTCAGTACTATGCACTGCAGATTCTGGAGGCGGTCATCAAAACACGCTGGAAGATTCTCCCAAGAAATCAGTGTGAAGGTAAATTTTACTTCTGATGTTGAATAAATGCAGTTTAGGCACTATAATGGATTTGAGCACCTCTGATGTTTGTTTAGATCTAGAACACAAGTTATGTCTGCGTTTGTTTGGTGAGCATCTGCtaataaaatgtgacttttccAGGAATCAAAAAGTATGTTGTTGGGTTGATTATCAAGACTTCTTCTGATCCTGCAAACATGGAGGTAACGTTGTCATAGTAAAATCTTGAACTTTTACACACAAAACATATCAGTCTTTCTCTCATTATTATTTCTGCAattttgacatttgttttgcagaaagaaGGGGTGTATATTTCAAAACTCAACATGATTCTCGTACAGGTAATGATTTCAAATCTATGGGCAGACACAATAACTAACAAGCGTAGAATGTTGATGGCAGTCGactctttgttttggtctatttAGATCTTGAAACAAGAATGGCCCAAACACTGGCCCACCTTCATCAGTGATATTGTTGGCGCCAGTCGGACCAGCGAGAGCCTCTGTCAGAACAACATGATCATCCTGAAGCTCCTCAGTGAAGAAGTGTTCGACTTCTCCAGTGGCCAGATGACACAAGTGAAGGCCAAACACCTCAAAGACAGgttactgattttaaaaaatcacttaaaGTGGGGAGTCCTTTAAAGACTTTAACTATTggttcagaaaaagaaaacggaTGAGCAAATGTTTAATCCTAGgcttgaaaactgcatttcaaGTTGTAGTTATTAAAAAAGCTGGGGTTTGTCTAATGataatgacaaaatgtcaatctgcatttttattcaataagcCTTGTTGAATTTTGTAGGGTTATTTATTGTTTAGCCATTTATAGTCTTAAGGATAAAATTGTATTCTGTCAAAGTTTTGCTGATTATTAAACTATTGATTGTTTAGATAATATCAGTACTATTTATTGTAAGGTTACTTCTTTATCTTAAATTATTTATCCTACTGTCATTAAGAAggctttttctctctctctttttagcATGTGCAATGAGTTTTCTCAAATATTCCAGCTGTGCCAGTTTGTAATGGTAAGACTGTCAAAAGTCTGGAGACttctcagtatttttatttgtttagtttctttcaaaataatcACTGATTGTTCctcttgttttttctgtgaagGAAAACTCCCAAAATGCACCTCTGGTCCACGCCACTCTGGAGACTCTCCTGCGTTTTCTAAATTGGATTCCTTTAGGATACATATTTGAGACCAAACTCATCAGCACTCTGGTCTACAAGGTAAACCAGCCAACATGAATGAGGAAATTCAACTTTCCCCTGGGTCAGGTGATGTGTCTCAGTGTGACCTTTTCCTTCTTTACTCCTTCAGTTCCTGAATGTTCCCATGTTTCGCAACGTGACGCTGAAATGTCTGACAGAGATTGCTGGAGTGAGCGTCAATCAGTACGAGGAGCAGTTTGTCAACCTGTTCACCCTCACCATGAGCCAGCTCAAACAGGTTAGCGCCAGTTTGACCATGTTGCTGTTCATTGACTGGTTGTTTTACAACCAAAGTGAAAACTTGTGACTTTGCTTGCCTAGATGCTGCCACTGAATACTAACATCAAAGTGGCGTACGCCAATGGGAAAGACGATGAGCAGAATTTCATCCAGAACCTGAGTCTGTTTCTCTGCACGTTCCTGAAAGAACACGGGCAGCTGATCGAGAAACGACCCAACCTGCGTGAGACACTCATGGAGGTAGAAAAGCTGAACCCTTTCTGTTCTTGAAAAGaaactagatttttttcatttcccttccatggttttattttgatgaaaacataagCTCAATGGTATAATTCACATTAGTTCTGCTATATTGTGGTTAAGAGAAATCTCCCTCTGCTAAATGGGGACTAACCTTCAATCtacaggttttatttctttattttttaagttttgttgcTCGTGGGCTCCAGATTTTACTTGAAccaaagcaacacatttttccagtgcataaaactaaaactaaggctgcacaatatattacaaatatataatCTTTATAATATCAGTATGCACAATATTCATATCGCAAAGGACTGTTTGGAGTGCAGTAGTTGTTGGGAAATATATGTTAAGAGTTTCTTATGTTGTAATGTTTATGCTAAAAGCTCACACCAGATATAAGTGACAtgacaaaaatgctaaaattcaATTAGAGTAAGAAGAAAACTCGTATATTTTACCTGATATTGTAATATTTACACATTGTGCAGCCCTACTTAGAAAAAATTAATTCCAGCAAACCCTGTAAAGGctttttctagttttttgtctttgctgtttGACTATCCAAAGAGATTAAAGATTCAGTGAAGTATTCTCTCTTAATTTCTTCCTCAAACTCTTTCTGTTCCAGGCCCTGCACTACATGCTGTTGGTATCGGAGGTGGAGGAGACGGAGATCTTTAAGATCTGCCTTGAGTACTGGAACCACTTGGCAGCAGAACTGTACAGAGAAAGCCCATTCTCCACCTCAAGTACTCCTCTGCTGTCTGATGTTCCTCCTCGAAGACATCTTTACCTGCCTGTGCTGTCCCAGGTGAACTTCACCTTATTACTCTGATGGCAACCATATTTGAGAAGCATTAAATcctattttatttgatcatgtTTCTGTTTACCACTACTTACAGTAGATGTTTTGTTGTACATAACATGTGCATGTATTAAACAGCTCATTGAGCCACTTGAATGAGTCGAAGGCAGTCACAGATTGCTGACATCAGTCCGTTTCCTCCTGCAGGTGCGTTTGCTGATGGTGAGCCGCATGGCCAAACCAGAGGAGGTGCTGGTGGTGGAGAATGATCAGGGCGAGGTGGTCAGAGAGTTCATGAAAGACACAGACGCCATCAATTTGTACAAGAACATGAGAGAAACTCTTGGTGAGTAGTTAGACATTTGACGGTCAAAACTAATGTTGTTGCTCTTCATCTTAGCAGTATTAATGTAGCTATCGAAATGTTTTTCTAGTATACAAGGAGAAAGCgcctttttgatttttttgttttgtttattgctgCCATATTTTTTCACTGTCACTTAGGGCTACTAAGTTTTATTATACTCACAACAAAATgtgtacaaaattattttttagtctTAAACTAAGGTCTTGACATGTCTCAAATTCattaaaaagtagtttttaatatttttctttattttttttattttatcccagAGTCTTTCTGTCAGGGAAAAGTTTGAGTCACTTGCAGACATCTTCACTGCGTTCTGTGAGGCTACCAGTAACTTGCTGCTAATATAcctttgctagctagctagctccTCTTTCGTGGACACCAAGCTGGGTTCAGAGTTTTTGCTAGGCTTGACATTTATGCAAGCATAGCATAAATATCAATATGCAGCAAGCTCCCCCAACAATCCCcaatatttatattcttttcAGTCGTAAATTTCATTCACAGTGACATTAAAGGTCTTAAAGTCTTGCATTTCAattgctgaaacctgcagataccTTCAATCAAGTCTGCATCCTGTCACatagtgttgttgttttatttatttcttcctgtGTCTGAATCTCCGCAGTATATCTGACACATCTGGACTACGCAGACACCGAGCGAATCATGACAGAGAAGCTCCACAACCAGGTGAACGGCACCGAGTGGTCTTGGAGGAACCTGAACATGCTCTGCTGGGCCATCGGCTCTATAAGCGGTGCGATGCATGAGGAGGACGAAAAGAGGTTCCTGGTTACTGTCATTAAGGTGGGATGCAGTGAAGAAACTCTTGTTTAGTAATAACTACATAATGTTGTTACCAGTTGTTGACAGCATTTGTAACTCTATCTGTGCAGGACCTGCTTGGCTTATGTGAGCAGAAAAGGGGTAAAGATAATAAGGCTATAATAGCGTCTAACATCATGTACATCGTGGGTCAGTATCCCCGTTTCCTGCGAGCTCACTGGAAGTTCCTCAAGACCGTTGTCAACAAACTGTTTGAGTTCATGCACGGTGAGTCAAAATGGCGTTTTATACTAAGTTGCATATTTGTTAGATTTTCAAAGTGTCCACGACCAGGTGATCATGCTGGCTCATAATATGTCtcataattactttaaaaaaatttgtagatctttatttttcaccacCAAATAATGGaggttgtcattttttttcctttcacctgCGCAATGCATGGTGGGCCTATGATGAGGTTATAGTGGACTGGGgcttataaacaaacaaacaaataaaagaagtcAAAGTTGTGGAGGCAGAGGCCtgcaaaatgtcaaagtttttaTGTGCCGTGATAAACAAGATGTaagaaataaacagacatgATCTGCTTGTGATATACTTTTTACTATATTAGCATGAGCTAACAATCAAAAAAATGGAGAGATTATAAATGGATATTTTTAAGTGACGATGTAACATCGTTAAGCCTTTGTAACGCTCCGTTCTAATatgtttgagaaaatatttagatCCTGATTCTAACTTTACACAGGTCCAGTTAGAAACTGGAGCTTTCTGTCGGATTAGCGTTTCCAAGCAGCAGccacacaaacagcagctttttTGGTTGAatctcttttcttcctctgtttggtCTTCATCTTTATTCCCCCCTCATCATTTCTGCGTTGCCTTGTATTTGCGTTCACTccagtttaaatttaaagtgcGTAATGTTACGTATCGCACAAGTttgtaacagtttttttatatttataaaaactaaacagcctacagtgtttttacatattaaattaatgtttttcaaatagtCTTACTGTTGCAACTAATTGTGGATCCCTTTAAAGTATGAAGAGAACATTGTTGCATCTGTGTGATCTaacatttgaattaatttttctttctttctgtttttaacgcTCTTTCACTGCAGAGACTCATGATGGCGTCCAGGATATGGCTTGTGACACGTTCATCAAGATCGCTCAGAAGTGCCGCCGCCATTTTGTTCAGGTTCAGGTGGGCGAGGTGATGCCCTTCATTGACGAGATTCTCAACAACATCAACACAATCATCTGCGACCTGCAGCCTCAGCAGGTCAGTCTAAAAGCATTTTACACCAACAATGTGAATAAAGACATACAGGAACATTGAGTTAAACCTTCCTTTGCGTTGTCTGCAGGTTCACACGTTTTATGAGGCCGTGGGTTACATGATCGGCGCTCAGACAGACCAGGCGGTTCAGGAGCTTCTGATAGAGAAGTATATGCTGCTCCCTAACCAGGTTTGGGACAGCATAATCCAGCAAGCCACCAAGGTGAGAACAACAGCaggaaatcatttttattaaggGTTCTATGTCGCAGTGTGTGCTGCATCTAAAATCTGGATTCTGCTGCAGAATGTGGACATTCTGAAGGATGCAGAGACGGTGCGCCAGCTCGGCAGCATCTTGAAGACCAACGTTCGGGCCTGTAAAGCTGTCGGACATCCCTTTGTTGTCCAGCTGGGTCGAATCTATCTGGACATGCTCAACGTCTACAAATGTCTCAGTGAAAACATTTCCTCGGCCGTCCAGACCAATGGTCAGCTGACTTTCACTAACCTTTGTTCTCATGTTTTTGGTATTTATATTTGGTATTGGTGATTCAttcaaactgtttgtttttctcacatcTGTGTAGGCGAGATGGTGACAAAGCAGCCTTTGATAAGGAGCATGAGGACAGTAAAGAGGGAGACGCTCAAGCTGATATCAGGCTGGGTCAGTCGCTCCAGTGACCCTCAGATGGTGAGGCTGCCCTTTGTTTCCTCGAAGCGAccttttgttagttttttccccctttcttaTAACACAGTTTATATAGAAAGGCATTGTTCTAAATGTTTAACTCAACATTTTCTGTCTAAGAACACAGAGCCTATCGCAAtagcaaaactgtattttagCAAAAAGTGTGTAAAAACCCTaccaaatgtaaattttatgtatttagaaAACTAAGTTTTTAAGCAGGATGAACCTGCTTAAAACGGATGTATTTAAACTTGGCCTCTAAATAAGTGAGACATTTTTGAGAAGCCCTTTCCAAAACAATCCTCCAAATTAGTTTCACACAAATACTTCTGGTTTTACAGCCATTTAAACGCACCTGATGAGatttgttgaagttttgttAAAAGTGCAGACATAAGTCTGATGTTTTCTCTTGTCCTTTTAGGTTATTCATAGTGTTGAACTATTTATTTAGATAAGTATTTAGAcgaggctttaaaaaaaacttaaaatgtacCATATTTATCACTAATAAATCAGGCACGGTAGCATTTATAATGGTGCTGACAcaggaaaaacatattttggtgTCTTATCTTTACACAGGTACCAAAAGTTTGCATTTAGAGCTGTTAGCTATggagctgttttattttagcatattTTCATGTAGAAGTTACTTCTTAAACCCCATGTGGGGCTTAAAGTCAAAGCAGATATATTTAGCTTCAGTGAAAATGTAAACTTCTGCCTATTTAGGATGTAAATAGTTtcttaaaaagctaaaacataTTTGGATTCTTGggaagaaatgttttctcccATTGGAAATAGCCATAACTTGCAAGTCTCCTGTATTCTGGTTTTGGTTATAATGGGGAACACCCCTGAATTTCACcctgcaatgcattctgggagTTTTATATCTGTCTCGCAGGTTCATTAAAACAGTGTTTAAATGAGGTTTTACAGTTACggctttttttggtttttctccCTGATGACATTTCACCTGCACTTCTCTTTAAGTCGCAATGCAAATCAGTAACAGATTacataactttatttaatcTGAAAGATTGGAATAATGCAATATGGCACAGTAAAATAGACAGGTGTttcaaaatatatacaaataagATGTACTTAAATGAATGAGAAGTTGAACTGAAAACACTAAAGATGTTTGTCGGTCTGTGGTTAAGGTGGGAGAGAACTTTGTGCCCCCCCTGCTGGAGGCCGTGCTCATCGATTACCAGAGGAACGTCCCGGCTGCAAGAGAACCTGAAGTCCTCAGCACCATGGCAACTATAGTCAACAAGTTGGGAGTTCACATCACAAGCGAGATCCCGAAGATCTTCGATGCAGTCTTTGAGTGCACTTTAAACATGATCAACAAGGTCTGCAGAGGATTTATGCTCTGAGCTCAGTTCTGTTGGAAACTGTGCTGACCTCAGCTCTGTTCTGGTTTTCTCATTTGCTGTCAGAACTTTGAAGAATTCCCGGAGCACCGAACTCATTTCTTCTACCTGCTCCAAGCTGCCACCTCCCAGTGTTTCCCAGCCTTCCTGGCCATTGCTCCAGCCCAGTTCAAACTGATTCTGGACTCCATCATCTGGGCTTTCAAGCACACCATGAGGAACGTGGCTGACAcaggtaggcctgtcacaattaATTATCCTGGATGATAAATTCTCCCAAATATTACAATGAAtgataaaattgttgttttgagaccattttcaagtaatataatggtaaagGCACGATATTGCAATAACACATTCTCAAAGgtcaaagattttaatttgacctCAATAATTTTGcctcaattaaaaataaaaattctccaGCTGGATCAACAAGCCGAATAGGTCGGATCCATTTGTATCATATTTGAGTTGCAGTGAGAGGTCACAGAAAATTAGTCccaagaaacacacacaaaaaaagcctTCTCTACTTTGGGTTTCcctgaaaaaaacacataaatgtagACAACTTAATGATACCTCAGCTTGgattattgcttttttgtttattattctgTCATATTCTTCATCTGTAAATGATTAAAAGATGGATctgcatttgtcatttttagtgATGGATTTTTGTTCTCAGATGAATGGTAACACTGTCTGCTGTTAAAGCTTTGCTTGTTTGATCGCCTCCAGGCCTGCAGATCCTCCTCACGCTCCTGCAGAATGTTTCT
Proteins encoded in this region:
- the xpo1a gene encoding exportin-1, which produces MPAEMTMLADHPARQLLDFNQKLDINLLDSVVNSMYHDIGNQQRVAQEVLTNLKDHPDAWTRVDTILEFSQNMKTKYYALQILEAVIKTRWKILPRNQCEGIKKYVVGLIIKTSSDPANMEKEGVYISKLNMILVQILKQEWPKHWPTFISDIVGASRTSESLCQNNMIILKLLSEEVFDFSSGQMTQVKAKHLKDSMCNEFSQIFQLCQFVMENSQNAPLVHATLETLLRFLNWIPLGYIFETKLISTLVYKFLNVPMFRNVTLKCLTEIAGVSVNQYEEQFVNLFTLTMSQLKQMLPLNTNIKVAYANGKDDEQNFIQNLSLFLCTFLKEHGQLIEKRPNLRETLMEALHYMLLVSEVEETEIFKICLEYWNHLAAELYRESPFSTSSTPLLSDVPPRRHLYLPVLSQVRLLMVSRMAKPEEVLVVENDQGEVVREFMKDTDAINLYKNMRETLVYLTHLDYADTERIMTEKLHNQVNGTEWSWRNLNMLCWAIGSISGAMHEEDEKRFLVTVIKDLLGLCEQKRGKDNKAIIASNIMYIVGQYPRFLRAHWKFLKTVVNKLFEFMHETHDGVQDMACDTFIKIAQKCRRHFVQVQVGEVMPFIDEILNNINTIICDLQPQQVHTFYEAVGYMIGAQTDQAVQELLIEKYMLLPNQVWDSIIQQATKNVDILKDAETVRQLGSILKTNVRACKAVGHPFVVQLGRIYLDMLNVYKCLSENISSAVQTNGEMVTKQPLIRSMRTVKRETLKLISGWVSRSSDPQMVGENFVPPLLEAVLIDYQRNVPAAREPEVLSTMATIVNKLGVHITSEIPKIFDAVFECTLNMINKNFEEFPEHRTHFFYLLQAATSQCFPAFLAIAPAQFKLILDSIIWAFKHTMRNVADTGLQILLTLLQNVSAEEAAAQSFYQTYFCDILQHIFSVVTDTSHTAGLTMHATILAYMFNLVEEGKVSVALSTTNPTNNQLHVQEYIANLLKMAFPHLQDAQVKVFVTGLFSLNQDIPAFKEHLRDFLVQIKEFAGEDTTDLFLEERESALRQAQEEKHKLQMSVPGILNPHELPEEMCD